In a single window of the Deinococcus aetherius genome:
- the gltX gene encoding glutamate--tRNA ligase, producing the protein MPVVTRIAPSPTGDPHVGTAYIGLFNHALAHQARDRGEEGKFILRIEDTDRGRYVPDSEKRIFQMMQWLGLTPDESPLQGGPNGPYRQSERVGIYGEYARRLVESGHAYYAFETPEELGALREEAQQQGRVIAVPSRDLEPAEARRRVDAGEAAVIRLKVPQGGETVVHDALRQPIVFQNREIDDKVLLKADGYPTYHLANVVDDRLMGVTHVVRAEEWITSTPIHVLLYGAFGWPQPVFAHMPLLRNADRSKISKRKNPTSVEWYMDRGFLPEAMLNFLATMGWTHPEGRELFDLHEFQRVFRLEDVTLGGPVFSLDKLKWMNGKYLREVLTEEEVAKRLHDYLASQKHGLPFDDYFRTVVRMMVPRMDVFSEFLEKTPYFWSEDYPVNEKAQGLIEEGRPFLNDLAARLKNLPAFDQATTEAALRAFAEERGLKPGKVMQPLRAALAGTSESPGMFEMLEALGQGRVVARVERAARG; encoded by the coding sequence ATGCCCGTCGTCACCCGCATCGCCCCCAGCCCCACCGGAGACCCGCACGTCGGGACCGCCTACATCGGCCTCTTCAACCATGCCCTCGCCCACCAGGCCCGCGACCGGGGTGAGGAGGGCAAGTTCATCCTCCGCATCGAGGACACCGACCGGGGCCGCTACGTGCCCGACAGTGAAAAGCGCATCTTCCAGATGATGCAGTGGCTTGGGCTGACCCCCGACGAGAGCCCGCTGCAGGGCGGCCCGAACGGTCCCTACCGCCAGAGTGAGCGCGTAGGCATTTACGGCGAGTACGCGCGGCGGCTCGTCGAGTCCGGCCACGCCTACTACGCCTTCGAGACGCCCGAGGAGCTGGGTGCCCTGCGCGAGGAGGCCCAACAACAGGGCCGCGTGATCGCCGTCCCCAGCCGCGACCTCGAACCGGCGGAGGCGCGAAGGAGGGTGGACGCGGGCGAGGCCGCCGTCATCCGCCTCAAGGTCCCGCAGGGGGGCGAGACGGTCGTGCACGACGCCCTGCGCCAGCCCATCGTCTTCCAGAACCGCGAGATCGACGACAAGGTGCTCCTCAAGGCCGACGGCTACCCCACCTACCACCTCGCCAACGTGGTGGACGACCGCCTGATGGGCGTGACGCACGTCGTCCGCGCCGAGGAGTGGATCACCTCGACCCCCATCCACGTGCTGCTCTATGGGGCGTTCGGCTGGCCCCAGCCCGTCTTCGCGCACATGCCCCTGCTCCGCAACGCCGACAGGTCCAAGATCAGCAAGCGCAAGAACCCCACCTCCGTCGAGTGGTACATGGATCGGGGCTTCTTGCCGGAAGCCATGCTCAATTTCCTCGCCACGATGGGCTGGACCCACCCGGAAGGCCGCGAACTCTTCGACCTCCATGAATTCCAGCGCGTCTTCCGCCTGGAGGACGTGACGCTGGGCGGCCCCGTTTTCAGCCTCGACAAGCTGAAATGGATGAACGGCAAGTACCTCCGCGAGGTCCTGACGGAGGAAGAGGTGGCAAAAAGGTTGCACGACTACCTCGCGTCCCAGAAGCACGGCCTCCCCTTCGACGACTACTTCCGCACCGTCGTCCGGATGATGGTTCCGCGCATGGACGTGTTTTCGGAGTTTCTGGAGAAGACGCCCTATTTCTGGTCCGAGGACTACCCGGTGAACGAGAAGGCGCAGGGGCTGATCGAGGAGGGCCGCCCCTTCCTGAATGACCTCGCCGCCCGCCTGAAGAACCTCCCCGCCTTCGACCAGGCCACGACCGAGGCCGCCCTGCGCGCCTTCGCCGAGGAAAGGGGCCTCAAGCCCGGCAAGGTGATGCAGCCCCTGCGCGCCGCCCTCGCCGGGACGAGCGAGAGCCCCGGCATGTTCGAGATGCTGGAGGCCCTGGGACAGGGGCGCGTGGTCGCGCGGGTGGAGCGGGCGGCGCGGGGCTAA
- a CDS encoding WD40 repeat domain-containing protein: MRLLLPLLLALGASVPAPLPAPLQRVTHPNARWAFHVDAQRTVAVDYDGAAAVLLPRQGSPRAVKFPGNSKLRSPLVTPDGRVLAVQLDFDKCQVAVWDVTAGRKVTALNGALTRVLACGQDTEFIFDTGFTPGGRFLLTADQTGLRRWDARSGRLLRTLPGQFFSLHISPDGRSVVTVGAEYRAELWASDLSRRLGALPQQPADCLRGPGAWPSGIAWSPDSTKLAFSCGREVRVWNVAAGGLQSLKREGKLTYADAPTFSPDGRFVAADEDSAGVSIWRTGSGQQVTRIDMPTPGVQVTDVEIAPNNVLYAAQTDGRVVRADLERVGTPPTPWTPFASRPGNVQMWPSLAVSREGDHLLTASGDGRLKVYALTGN; the protein is encoded by the coding sequence ATGCGCCTCCTTCTGCCCCTCCTGCTCGCGCTCGGTGCCTCCGTTCCGGCACCGCTGCCCGCGCCCCTCCAGAGGGTGACTCACCCCAACGCCCGGTGGGCCTTCCATGTGGACGCCCAGCGCACCGTTGCCGTGGACTATGACGGTGCGGCAGCGGTGCTCCTACCCCGGCAGGGATCGCCCCGCGCCGTGAAGTTCCCCGGCAACAGCAAGCTTCGTTCCCCCCTCGTGACGCCGGATGGCCGCGTCCTGGCTGTGCAACTGGACTTCGACAAGTGTCAGGTCGCCGTGTGGGACGTGACGGCAGGGCGAAAAGTGACGGCGTTAAACGGTGCCCTCACGCGGGTTCTGGCCTGTGGGCAGGACACCGAGTTCATCTTCGACACCGGCTTCACCCCTGGTGGCCGCTTCTTGCTGACGGCCGACCAGACGGGCCTGCGCCGCTGGGACGCCCGCAGCGGAAGGCTGCTCAGGACGCTGCCGGGCCAGTTCTTCAGCCTCCACATCAGCCCGGATGGGCGCTCGGTGGTGACGGTCGGGGCGGAGTACCGGGCAGAGCTGTGGGCCTCTGACCTCTCGCGCCGCCTGGGGGCCCTGCCCCAGCAGCCCGCCGACTGCCTGCGTGGACCGGGTGCCTGGCCCAGCGGGATCGCCTGGAGCCCCGACAGCACGAAGCTTGCCTTCTCCTGCGGGCGCGAGGTCCGGGTCTGGAACGTGGCCGCCGGAGGTTTGCAAAGCCTGAAACGTGAGGGCAAACTCACGTACGCCGACGCCCCCACGTTCAGCCCGGACGGGCGCTTCGTGGCGGCGGACGAGGACAGCGCAGGCGTGTCGATCTGGCGAACGGGGAGTGGCCAGCAGGTGACCCGGATTGACATGCCTACTCCTGGCGTGCAGGTCACGGACGTGGAGATTGCACCGAACAACGTGCTGTACGCGGCCCAGACGGACGGGCGGGTCGTCCGGGCCGATCTGGAACGGGTGGGGACGCCGCCGACGCCCTGGACCCCCTTTGCCAGCAGGCCGGGAAACGTGCAGATGTGGCCCTCTCTCGCCGTCAGCCGTGAGGGAGACCACCTGCTCACCGCGTCGGGCGACGGTCGCCTGAAGGTCTACGCACTGACCGGCAATTAG
- a CDS encoding cobalamin B12-binding domain-containing protein has product MEDRRIRVLIAKPGMDGHDRGAKVVARALRDAGMEVIYTGLRQTAEMIVNAAIQEDVDAIGLSVLSGAHMHYFREVTALLRERGAEDILVFGGGIIPDQDLPKLAELGVGKVFTPGASTEDAATYLKTAVAQRWAAQGV; this is encoded by the coding sequence ATGGAGGATCGCCGGATTCGGGTGCTGATCGCCAAGCCGGGCATGGACGGGCACGACCGGGGCGCGAAGGTGGTGGCGCGGGCGCTGCGGGACGCGGGGATGGAAGTCATCTACACCGGCCTGCGCCAGACCGCCGAGATGATCGTCAACGCCGCCATTCAGGAGGACGTGGACGCCATCGGCCTGAGCGTGCTGTCGGGAGCGCACATGCATTACTTCCGCGAGGTGACGGCCCTGCTGCGCGAGCGCGGCGCCGAGGACATCCTCGTCTTCGGGGGCGGCATCATCCCCGACCAGGACCTGCCCAAATTGGCGGAACTGGGTGTCGGGAAGGTCTTCACCCCGGGCGCGAGCACCGAGGACGCCGCCACGTACCTGAAGACCGCCGTGGCGCAGCGGTGGGCTGCCCAGGGCGTGTGA
- a CDS encoding MFS transporter — MSEPARARTPALAPTFSLGRLVPLYLAQALATGATTVSTILASLVMSSLGRESLSGLPSTLISASAALSAGLFGALMLRSGRRVGLGAAFSLGAVGAVLGFLGARAALTPVFLLGAAMMGAAQGGYQQARYAAAESVPESRRGTALGLLMLMSVLGSFLITGFSGGVEALGERLGTSAEVAGWLVGGGLLGVAALLILAWTPVRAPAQVTAKARLSVREAFAVPGVRPTALALATAQGLMVTLMSLTPLRAHHMGVEHTGVAALISGHIAGMFAFGWLTGSLIDRLGVRFGYVGGSLLLVLAALSATLPGAVWLGVSMFVLGLGWNLAFVSGSKALAQWPAAQGVTDGLGYVAAGAGTLVGGLVIARAGFPVLAHTCAVLALLPLVSAWRVGRG; from the coding sequence GTGAGCGAACCCGCCCGCGCCCGGACCCCGGCCCTCGCCCCCACCTTCTCCCTCGGGCGGCTCGTGCCCCTCTACCTGGCCCAGGCCCTCGCCACGGGGGCCACGACTGTCAGCACCATCCTCGCCTCGCTGGTCATGAGCAGCCTGGGGCGCGAGAGCCTGTCGGGGCTGCCGAGCACCCTCATCAGCGCGTCGGCGGCCCTCTCGGCGGGGTTGTTCGGGGCGCTGATGCTGCGCTCGGGGCGGCGGGTGGGGCTGGGTGCGGCCTTCTCGCTGGGGGCGGTGGGCGCGGTGCTGGGCTTCCTGGGGGCGCGGGCGGCCCTCACGCCCGTCTTTCTGCTGGGTGCGGCGATGATGGGCGCGGCGCAGGGCGGCTACCAGCAGGCCCGCTACGCCGCCGCCGAGAGCGTCCCCGAATCCAGGCGCGGCACGGCCCTGGGTCTCCTCATGCTGATGAGCGTCCTGGGCTCCTTCCTGATAACCGGGTTCTCGGGCGGCGTGGAGGCGCTGGGAGAGCGTCTGGGCACCTCCGCCGAGGTCGCCGGGTGGCTCGTCGGCGGGGGACTGCTGGGGGTGGCGGCCCTCCTGATCCTCGCCTGGACGCCCGTTCGGGCTCCCGCGCAGGTGACGGCGAAGGCGCGGCTCTCCGTCCGCGAGGCCTTCGCCGTGCCCGGGGTCCGCCCCACCGCCCTCGCGCTCGCCACCGCGCAGGGGCTGATGGTCACGCTGATGAGCCTGACCCCGCTGCGGGCGCACCACATGGGGGTGGAGCATACGGGCGTCGCCGCGCTGATCTCCGGGCACATCGCGGGCATGTTCGCCTTCGGCTGGCTCACGGGCTCCCTGATCGACCGGCTGGGCGTGCGGTTCGGGTACGTGGGCGGCTCGCTGCTCCTCGTCCTCGCCGCGCTGAGCGCCACGTTGCCCGGGGCCGTGTGGCTGGGCGTCTCCATGTTCGTCCTGGGGCTGGGCTGGAACCTCGCCTTCGTCTCCGGCAGCAAGGCGCTGGCCCAGTGGCCCGCCGCGCAGGGCGTGACCGACGGCCTGGGCTACGTCGCCGCCGGGGCGGGGACCCTCGTCGGTGGTCTGGTGATCGCCCGCGCGGGCTTCCCCGTCCTCGCCCACACCTGCGCCGTACTGGCGCTGCTGCCGCTGGTGAGCGCGTGGCGGGTGGGGAGGGGGTAG
- a CDS encoding MHYT domain-containing protein, whose protein sequence is MDHMHHALSYDWSVFYIVLSYVIAALASYVSLEVAARAGQRPAQSRGRVWLLAQAFLLGYGIWAMHFVGMLAFQVSATVSYNLPLTILSGILAAALMYPALLILHGGPLRLPRLLLAGLVSGSGIVLMHYLGMFAFQVPGTEVAVRPVPFVLSVVIAVGASMAAFYLFRLVSSSGATRLSTPALAGLKLAAGLVMGGAIVAMHYTGMAAWQFNVVDDEMMYQAAGGVDTDFLALVISVVSIMLLSLTVTKLLMDASLAPAPTK, encoded by the coding sequence ATGGACCATATGCACCACGCTCTGTCCTACGACTGGAGCGTCTTCTACATCGTTTTGTCCTACGTCATCGCGGCGCTGGCGTCGTACGTGTCGCTGGAGGTCGCCGCCCGCGCGGGCCAGCGTCCGGCGCAGAGCCGGGGCCGGGTCTGGCTGCTGGCGCAGGCCTTCTTGCTGGGATACGGCATCTGGGCGATGCATTTCGTCGGGATGCTGGCCTTCCAGGTGTCGGCGACCGTGAGCTACAACCTGCCGCTGACAATTCTGTCGGGGATTCTGGCGGCGGCCCTGATGTACCCCGCCCTGCTCATCCTCCACGGGGGGCCGCTGCGGCTGCCCCGCCTGCTGCTGGCCGGGCTGGTGTCGGGCAGCGGGATCGTCCTGATGCACTACCTGGGCATGTTCGCCTTCCAGGTGCCGGGAACCGAGGTGGCGGTGCGCCCGGTGCCCTTCGTGCTCTCGGTGGTGATCGCCGTGGGGGCGAGCATGGCGGCGTTCTACCTGTTCCGGCTGGTGTCGAGCAGCGGGGCGACCCGGCTGTCCACCCCCGCGCTGGCGGGCCTCAAGCTGGCGGCGGGCCTGGTGATGGGCGGGGCCATCGTGGCCATGCACTACACCGGCATGGCCGCCTGGCAGTTCAACGTGGTCGACGACGAGATGATGTACCAGGCGGCGGGCGGCGTGGATACCGACTTCCTGGCCCTGGTGATCAGCGTGGTCTCCATCATGCTCCTCAGCCTGACCGTGACCAAGCTCCTGATGGACGCCAGCCTCGCCCCCGCACCCACGAAGTAG
- a CDS encoding type II toxin-antitoxin system prevent-host-death family antitoxin: MKEAWQLQEAKAHFSELVEAALQKGPQTVTRRGEKAVVVLAHSEFMRLTQAEKTLDEALSGAPEELVFERDRTPVPAVTLE; this comes from the coding sequence ATGAAGGAAGCTTGGCAACTTCAGGAGGCGAAAGCGCACTTCAGCGAATTGGTGGAGGCTGCCTTGCAGAAGGGACCACAGACCGTGACGAGGCGCGGCGAGAAGGCTGTGGTGGTGCTGGCCCACAGTGAATTTATGCGACTGACTCAGGCAGAGAAGACGTTGGATGAGGCGCTGAGCGGAGCGCCGGAAGAACTCGTCTTTGAGCGTGACCGTACGCCCGTTCCTGCGGTCACATTGGAGTGA
- a CDS encoding type II toxin-antitoxin system VapC family toxin, with the protein MFLLDTNVVSERSRPQPDERVLSWLRTHKVGETYLSVITLAELEQGIIRLGSTKRAAELRAFLGGVEVQFAGRVLSIDRAVARTWTSMTAGAIAAGRPPGYADSLIAATALTHGLTVVTRNIPDFEAVLGCDRLVNPWEAPNP; encoded by the coding sequence ATGTTCCTCCTCGACACGAACGTCGTCAGCGAACGCAGCCGTCCCCAGCCCGACGAGCGCGTTCTTTCTTGGCTCCGAACGCATAAGGTCGGGGAGACGTACCTCAGCGTCATCACCCTGGCCGAGTTGGAGCAGGGAATCATCCGACTTGGGAGCACCAAGCGGGCGGCGGAACTGCGGGCGTTTCTTGGTGGCGTAGAAGTGCAGTTTGCGGGGAGGGTCCTGAGCATCGACCGGGCGGTAGCGCGAACCTGGACGAGCATGACGGCTGGGGCCATCGCGGCGGGCAGGCCACCGGGCTACGCGGACTCGCTGATCGCCGCGACCGCCCTCACGCACGGCCTGACCGTCGTAACACGGAACATCCCGGACTTCGAGGCGGTGCTTGGCTGTGACCGTCTCGTGAATCCCTGGGAAGCGCCCAACCCTTGA